In one window of Desulforhabdus amnigena DNA:
- a CDS encoding ABC transporter ATP-binding protein, translating into MDIPYAVGSTRRNDVVEWKETSNLLVLKNVRKHYPITRGILHREAGCVKAVDGINLTIHQGETLGLVGESGCGKSTLGRVILRLEEPTEGEILFEGQNILQASHKEMQVLRRKMQIVFQDPYSSLNPRKTIGWIIAEGLNIHKIGSVKERRERVQDMMEVVGLRPEYINRYPHEFSGGQRQRIGIARALALNPEFIICDEPLSALDVSIQAQVINLLQDLQEKYRLTYLFISHDLSVVRHISDRVAVMYLGRLVELSEKNELFDTPYHPYTRALLKAIPIPIPGARKKRDKILADSPAAQSPVEGCFFEPRCPEATASCKDRVPPLHEYRPGHWVRCFQYAGKE; encoded by the coding sequence ATGGACATCCCGTACGCTGTTGGCTCTACGAGGAGAAATGACGTGGTAGAATGGAAAGAGACCAGCAACCTGCTGGTTCTAAAAAATGTCAGGAAACATTATCCCATCACACGGGGAATACTGCACCGGGAAGCGGGATGTGTCAAAGCGGTGGATGGAATAAACCTCACCATCCATCAGGGTGAGACATTGGGACTGGTGGGAGAAAGCGGTTGTGGGAAATCCACTCTGGGCAGAGTCATCCTGCGATTGGAAGAACCCACGGAAGGTGAAATCCTCTTTGAAGGTCAAAATATCCTGCAAGCATCTCACAAAGAGATGCAGGTCCTTCGCAGAAAGATGCAGATCGTTTTCCAGGATCCTTACTCTTCACTGAATCCCCGCAAAACCATCGGCTGGATCATCGCTGAAGGGCTCAACATTCACAAAATCGGCTCCGTTAAGGAACGGCGGGAACGGGTGCAAGATATGATGGAGGTTGTGGGCTTGCGTCCGGAATATATCAACCGCTACCCTCATGAATTCAGCGGCGGCCAGCGTCAGCGCATCGGCATTGCCCGGGCTCTTGCACTCAATCCGGAGTTCATCATCTGCGATGAACCCCTGTCGGCCCTGGACGTTTCCATTCAGGCGCAGGTCATCAACCTGCTCCAGGACCTTCAAGAAAAATACCGTCTGACTTATCTCTTTATTTCCCACGATCTTTCAGTGGTGCGGCACATCAGTGACCGGGTGGCGGTCATGTACTTGGGCAGGCTTGTAGAACTATCTGAGAAAAATGAACTTTTTGACACCCCATACCATCCCTACACCCGGGCACTCCTGAAGGCCATTCCCATCCCCATTCCCGGCGCCAGGAAAAAACGCGACAAGATACTGGCAGATTCTCCCGCTGCCCAAAGCCCAGTTGAGGGATGCTTCTTCGAACCGAGGTGCCCGGAAGCAACAGCAAGCTGCAAAGATCGAGTTCCCCCCTTGCATGAATACCGTCCCGGCCATTGGGTGAGGTGCTTCCAATATGCGGGAAAAGAGTAA